attgCATACTCTATATTCACTGGCCTAATGACTACAAATGCAAATTAGCTTGTTAGCTATAATCCAGCATGTTTACATCTGTTGTAAACATATGTTTATTAATATGAACTGTCTCTatcaaataaactaataaataaatgtttaaaaaagcattctgcttttttttatttatttacatttcacacagcatTCCAACATTTTGGAATTAGTGTTGTACAGAGATATGTTGCCATACCTCCTGTAAATACAGCTGCAGACATActgaaagcagaaagtttaGTGGCTGCACACAAAGCTGAGTTATGTGCTTGAGTCATACATACCAGTAGAAACTTTAGTCCATGACAGGAAGGGCATTGGCAGGCCCTCAGCCTCACAGGGAAGCTGAGCATCTGTTTCAGCTTTCACAGTGATCATTTGGAAGTTTTTCGTAGTTATCCTTGGCTTCCCTCTTGGAGCAGATTCTTGTCCAGGTAGCTGCTGATAAGTGCTTGTTGATGATGTCTTTTTGGACGGGTTGGATTGGACCGTAGCAGCTGCTGGGATGGAGGTCACTGGGTGCTTCGCCATTGGCCTGCTGTCCAGGTTCATGTCTGGGAAAGCTGGACTTCTTGTAGGGAGTTTTAGGTCAGGTGACGCAGGTGATGTTCTGGCTGTTTCTGCTGTGGTGAGGATAAATTTTGTTAGTTGGTCGGGACTGATTCTGGGATACTCTGTGGTGGCCCTCAGTGTCGGGCTCATTTCAGCTCCCGTGGAAGATATTTGGGGTTTATTGGGATGTATCCTGAATTTGGAAAGGGTTCCAGGTTGAGGTGTGGATGTGATAACAGGTGTTTTTATGCTACTTGTTTCTTCAAGTTTTTCATCCACATTTTCACTCTGACTGAAGCTATGATAAACATCAGACAATGTCCTCGTGTTCGTCTGTTCTGTCTGTAAATAATTCTCAGTAAGTGTGCTAGGTGTCCTGATTAATCCAAAGGAAGTGTAAGCAGTCATCGTCCTGTCTGCTTCCTGGATGAAAGAATCCACTGAGGCAGATGGGGATGGCACTGAGACTTCAGTCCCTTTTAAAAGAGTCTTTCCACTCTTGTCAGTGACTGCGTCTTGACGGCCTGATTGATTATTCTCGACATCTGTTGGCGATCGTGTTGCAGTGTCAGGCCATGGTGGAGTACCATCTGTAAACCACGGCTGAGTGGTTAATGTGAACATCTCGGAAAACTCTGGAACAGATGTACTTTGTGAGATTCCCATGGCTGATAGAGAGCTTGCATTTTGGAGTCCCAGTCCTGGAGAGGCTGTTGGAAATGTAACCGATGAGCTTTCAGAAAGTGGTTTGGCCATGAGAAGACGACTGTCCTTTGTTTCATAGGAAGAAGTTGGTGGTGAGGTGGTTTTGGGGCCCACCTCATGCTCATGCCCGGAGACTGTGCTTTCTTTGAGACTCGGTGTGAGTGATGACTTCACTTGGCCATCAGTGAAAGGAACAGTGCTGCTGAAACTCACTGTTGAAATTCCCAAATGTTCTATTTTTAGGTCTGTAGAGGCTGTGGCCGTTGTCAGGGCAGTGTTTACGGGCGTGGTGGCTTTATTCACCCTTTGTTTCCGTCTGTTGGGCCTTTTCCTTCGATGCCCATTCCTTCTCCTGTTGCTGGGCAGCCGGAGGCGTGGAGGAAGTTGTGTTTCAGGCTCTGTCCTTATGGTAAAGATGGGAACTGCCGTAGTTGCTGGAGATGCTGTTGTGAGTGGATCTCTTTGCAGATCACTGAGTCTTGTGTCCTGCAGTGGTGTGGTGGTCTCACTGAAATATTTCCCATCTTCCTCTTGGAGTACGCCTTGTTCAGTTGCTATGGTATTAGCCTGGTTGTCCAGGAGATAAAATGTGCTGCTGCTGGGAGAGTTTGTGGTGGCATGTAGGGAAACAGTTGTTAGAGGGGAAGATTTGCTGCTTGGTTCATTGGTTGTGTGTTCACTCGGTGTCATCTCTAGCTCTGTTGTAGTATGTAAGCTGCTCAGAGTATCATCATTTATATTGTCTTGGTCCAGTTCATTGTGCTGATTGGTTTTCAGTTGTGTATGTGGTACCGGAGTGTTTGTTGTGATGTAACCCTGCTGCTCAGATAGAGTCAGTCCACCTGGTGATCCCTCTGTAGTTGCTTCATTCTGCGTTGTGTGCTGAACTGGGAATGGTGTGACCGTGCCAGTATTTTTGTCTCTAATCTTCGCCAAAATATCCGCCCATTTCTCTGGGTCGATTTTGTTCTTTGACATATTAATCCTCCTTCTGTTTTCAGTGTGAGATCCTGGTGGTTTCTGAAGCACTGGCGGTCTCCGCCACACATTCCTGGATGGATGGACACCACCTTTGCCTGGAATCCTCCTTCTAACACCAACCAGGCGTCTTGTTGGGGCTCCATCCTGACTGACCTCCATATCCCCAGATGCCTCCTCTGTTTCCGCTGGAAGGATTTTAATCTGAGTGTTGACACCTGAAGCCGACTGAGGTCTTGTTGGAAACTTTTGTAAAGGCTGCATGAGTCCTTTACGCCTGAGTACAGTCATTTTTGTAGCCAGTGTATCCACGCCAAACTGATTCATAGCAATGCATTTGTAATAACCGCTGTCCAACAACTGTGTCTGTGGGATATTTAAAGTGCCGTTGGAGTAGACAAAAACTCTGGATGAGTTATGATGGAAACTAACTATATTGTTGCTTGGTAGAATCCAGCCAACATCAGCATCAGGGGAACCAGAAGCTGTGCAGTCAATGGAAACAGGGTTCCCTGCAAGCTTTTCAATGGATGTAACTTGGGTTTCCTCCCCTGGGAGCGGGCTGGAGGACTCCTGCACATTCAGATGGAAGTGTAGGACAGAAAAGTCTCCATTAACCCTGGCCATGCAGTAGTAAACCCCTGTGTCTTTGTGGCTGACAGCTTTAATAACCAGTCTTCCATCGCCGGAAACAGACACTCTGTTGTCTGAACTGCTGTACGGAGCATCCAGCTTGGACCCATCTGGTAGCATCCACTGAATAACCGGCCGCTCAGAGCTCTGCACTTTGCAGTCCATTTGACTTGGCCTGCCCAACATGACAGTAAAAACTTTACGAGTCGTGTTTGTTGACTCAATTGTGACCCATGTCCTGCTCTGTCTCCGCACCAGCTCTGTTTCCAGCGTCTTTGAGACATCCATCCCCAGGATCAGTTTGACGGTTCTAGCTGATGACTGAGGTCGGTTCAGCTGCAGGTCTACAGACGTCTGCATCAACCATTCAGGTTGGGCCATCATGTTAACTTTAACACCCGTGTAATACAGGGCATCCTTCACAGAGCTCTGTCTGTACACGTAAGTTGGGTGAGGATCTTTGCTTATGATGAATCCTCGCTCTAAATGAGCCGGCACGCTGCTATAGTAGGCAATCAACCTCCAGAGCTGCTCATATCTCTCTCTGTCAACAGGACATTCAAGGTCCACCAAGAAAGTGATGTTGGAGACCAGCTGGAGTGGGTTAATCTGCTCCCAGCTGATGTTGGTAAGTTCTCTGGGCTCACTAACACTACACTCCAGATCCACCTGGTTCCCGTGCTCATCAGAAAGGCTCAGGGATACACTCCCAATAGGTTCCTTGAAGTCCTCTGTGGTCAAAACCTCACTTTGATCTTCCTGTAGCGAAGTTCTTTGAGGAGAGTTGATGAGAGGTCCACTACAGATCAGATCCTCCGCAGCATGGAGATCTGTTGCCTGGAGATTTCTGGGAGAAGAGCACACAGGACACAGTTGCCCTTTAGGAAGGTTTCGGTccttcttacattttaaaacacctggagcagaagaaaagaagaaggttttattataagaacataaaaCCTTTTATCTGTGACAATTAAGTGGTTTCTGACCTGGTGAAGTCTTTTCCCAACTGTGGAGCCACTTCATGCTGCAGTCACAGATCCATGGGTTCCCATGAAGGAAGAGATTTTCTAACTGTGGCATGGTCTCCACTAGCCTAGAGGGCAGCGACATCAGTCCGTTGTCTGACAGGTGGAGGTGCCGCAGAGTGGAGATGTGGAACTGGCCCATCACAGTGAAGGTGGTGAAGGTGGCTGGATGCAGCTGCTGAAGTCGGTTtccttccagctgcagcaggcgCAATGAGGTGAGACCCTGGAAGGCATCGGGATGGATGAAGTCCAGGTGGTTGTGATCCAGATGCAACCTGGCCAATGACCACAAACCCTGGAAGGTGTTTCTGCTGATCTCCTTCAGCTTGTTGTAGCTCAGCATCAACATCTAAATCAACAAGTGGAACAGAAGCTCATCATTACTTTATCAAAACATTAACTTTAAATTGGACTGGAAATGCATAGAGATTTTGAAGTAATtgataacataaaatataaaaatgacaaattaatcATATGGTCAGAAATTAATCTTAAATACAGGAAACTACACCCATCAGCCACTTTATCAACTCCAACTGCTTgctaacacaaatatctaaccagccaatcacatggctgCAACTAAATatatgtagtcatgtagacatggtgaagacaacctgctgaagttcaaactgagcatcagaatgaggaagaaaggggattaaaGAGACTCTGaacgtgacatggttgttggtctgagtatttactggatTTTAACAgtcaaccatctctagggtttacagagaatggtctgaagaagagaaaatatccagtgagcagcagttgtctggaccagaatgtctggttgatgtcagaggtcagaggagaatggacagattggttggagatgatagaaagacaacaggaagtcagataaacactggttccaaccaaagtctgcagaacagcatctctgaacacataacacatccaaccttgaagcagatggtctacagcagcagaagaccacaccgggtgcctcctgtcagctaagaacatgaaactgaggctacaattcacacacactcaccaacactggacaatagaagatggagaaacgttgctggtctgatgagtctccatttcagttccacattcagatgttaggctcagaatttggtggaaatatcaggaaaacatggatccatcctgctgtAGATCaaagcttcaggctgctgctggtgtaatggtgtggggatactttcttgtcccactttgggctccttagtaccaacgtggcctggtttaaccaccacagcctacctgagtattgttgctgaccatgtccatccctttatgaccacagtgtagcatcttctgatgctacttccagcaggataatgcaccatgtcacaaagctcagatcatctccacctgctttctagaacatgacaatgagttcactggactccaacggcctccacagtcaccagatctcagtccagtagagcagctttgggatgtggtggaatgggagattctcatcatggatgcagcctaCAAATCTGCAGCAGCGCAGTATGACCACATTTATGATAAAATCCTTCTGTCATGTAGTCTGTAAACATTCAGCAGTGATTGTTTGGTGTAAAATCTGGAGTTAAAACTTCCAAAACATTTCATCATGAGTCAAACTCTTCTGTGGCTCACTGAAATGAGGTCAGTGTTTTAAATGCTCCTTTTGATTCACTTTgaatttataaatgtttttggaCTTTAAGAGTTCAGGCTCATGTTTCATTGTTATTAATATGAGCTGAAATGTGAGAGCTCTGTCAGAAATACTTCACCTACAAACACTGTCCATGGATCGAGTTCACTAACTGATCATGACTGTTCAGTTAAGTGATGGAGAAATGATTCTACTTGAAACTTTGCTGAATGatggaacatttttaaaaggaagTAATACGCTTATATCTACTGGTCTTTATTATAAGATACAGACATGATGTATTTCTTTTACAGTGAGAGGCGATGATGCACTGAACTGCTCCTCTACGgcttaaaaggaaaaaaagatggagaaagtAATGATGCCAGATGTTTTAGTTAACTTCTTTTCTCAACTCTATAAGATGTCGTATGAGCAGTCAGAGTGTTGTAgaacagtggttctcaaactgagGGATAGGCCCCATTGGTGGGGTGTGGCAAAATGACAGGGAGAAGGTGCATGGGATTGGAAgaatgtagcagacaaactagtgttttgacaacttgggctcttggaaacattctggtccacactccagaccacttggtggcagtaatgcaccaattagtttttgccaaccaccaaaaaatataaagaagaagaactgcagaatgtttatgttgttacttactGTCCAGAAGAGCTAGCTCTGAGTCAAATTGTTGCTTCTTTAGTTCTTGCAGGGTTTTTCTCTTTGGAAATACAAGGCCAGTGGTAATCAAGCTTATGTCCATGTCTTTATCCAACTTCTTTGCTAacgacttgtttttttttttgaggtaaTGTTGGTTCCTGGTCGTCTTCTGGTCAATATTTCATTCCGTTCTCCACCATTTTGCTTCAAAAATATGTGCAGCCATTGCTCGCTGGCTGAAGCCTTTTATAGGGAGGGAGGGCCAAGGGCTCAGAGAGGAGGGCGGAGGCGGCGATTTACATGAGCATACATGAACGCCAGGCCagaccggctggtaaacacagAGCTGGAGCTCGACACAGAGAGATGGTGTGTGATGTCATGCTATACTCCAGATTAAATTAAACCTCTGGTTTGGGATTTTTTAATTCCTCCAATCTAGAGATGATGAATTTCCGCTTATTGCCCTTTCAAATCCTGCAGCTTCACGTCtctatattttttgtttctctgcCTTAAAACCCCTCATTATGAATTAACGGGTGGTTAAAAGTCaaacttgataaaaaaaaaaaacctttaggATTGATCCCTCATTTGGATCAGATCGTAGCAGGGAAGTATGACCCACGCAGGGCAGAACTCTGGTCTGGGTCAACGATAGCAGATAAAAATGGACTTCATGTCGGTTCCAGAAACCAGCGTTGTTGGAAAACGATTTAAACAAGCTTCAACACTTGTTCACAGGTACATGAAGATTTAACGTTAcctgattttattctgtgtcACTGTTACGTTCTCTGTCGGCCATCTTGGTGCCATACGACCTCAGACTCAGCATCAGTTTGTGGTATCGATTTATCTTCTACTCCATAAAAAATGTCTGCACAGGACATATTTCTGACAGTAAAGTCACAGAAACTGCAaccataaattttattttatgtttggaattttttaaagctgaaatgttttttttttttttaacaaacaattACActctaaatgttttatataaattatgcACAACTTTAAATGAATAGTCATGCAGGTGTACTTGtacagtgtttttattgacaGTTATTTTACTCCATAGGGGAGACAGATAATTGTTCCTGAACTTTTTCTGAAATGGTTTGAAGATTTTGCATTCTGAATTTTGTTTATGGAGAAAACGTTGTAAACTTTCATATTTCTTGTCTTCTTCATAAATCCTGTTGTATCTGATCAAATTTCAATGAATCGAACACACAGCATGACGGTTTCTCCTGTACAAGACTTCTGTCATGCATAGAGACAAACTGGGCTAATAAACACACCATAAGACACCAATAAAAGAACAGAAGCAGCATTCATTCAGTGACTCATCCtttcctggatgctgtgtgTACCTGGAGTGACGTCAGGTCCCTGAACGCACCATCAGGCAGAGAGTAGATGTTGTTCCCATGAACCATCAGCAGCTCCAGCTTCCTCAGACCAACCAGCGACTTCTCTGTTATCTTATTAATGCTGTTGAACCTGAAACCATAAAACCAGTATGGGCTGAGTAAAATAAAGCGTTAAGCCTCCTGACTGGGAACATAAAtagactggatcaggactagtTAAAACCAGCAGGTCGGGTCATAAAGGACTGACCCCAGGTTGATGCGCTCCGTGTGTTTGGGAACAGCTGCGGGGATGGAGGTGAGGGAGCGGAAGGTGCAGCGGAGCTCAGCGGGCTGAGGGCAGGAGCAGGGTCGGGGACAGGGGGCCGCGGAGACAAGGGGCAGCTGGATTAGAAGCAGGAGAGTCCGGAGGATGGACAGGTTACCTGgctccatcttcatcctgagGGTTGACATAAGTCTGGAACTAGAAAATCCATCAGAGGTTAACTTCTTTGGGGCCATGATCCGGATTTAGATCAGATTTCCTTCCAGACTCTGAACTCTGAGCATCAAAATGTTCCACAAACTTTGACTTTAAATCATCGTAAAGACGCTTTTAACCTCAGAACCTCGGTATCTTCTGCCCAGGAAAGTCTTCAGATTCCATTTTCTCCcgagtgaagaaaaaaacacaatttattaaaaactgtgcAGACAGAGACAGAACTAGAGAAATGATCCAGTCAAACTCTGAGGACAGAAGTTTGTCTGCGTGCGCTGTGCGTCTCCTCTCTGGAGCGACTGAAGGAGCCGCTGCAGAAGCGCGCAACCGTGACGCAGCGGGAGGAGCGAGCAGAGTTTGGAGAGAGCACAGAGAGGAAGGATGGAGAAGGACAGACAGACTCAGAGTCCTACAGCTGTTAAATCCCTATGTCTTCACTGCAGAGGCGCTCCTGGCCCCTGTTTACGCCCTGAGCCAATGCCCAGCTTCAGCATGTTAAAGTGAAGAGCTAAGCATGTTCACACGTGACTGAATCCTACACAGAAGCAGAACCTAGTAAATCTTCATCCATAAGATCATCAGTCATCAGTGGAAACATGTGAGGCTGAGAACACGAGAAGCTCCAAATATGTCACATATGACCCTCAGTTcatattaaaatacaatatatgGTCACACCAGGGCAGGGGTTAACCATATGTGCTCCAAGCAAAACTGCCTTGGGGTGCAACCCCACCCTTGTATTTAAAGGATTTTAACCCTtaatttattcacattaaaCAAACCATATGAGCATTTCCAACACTGTAGTGTCAATGTTACATAAACCAGTTCACCTGGAGCTGCAGATTATTTTCTTATAATAATTTcctataataataatcacaccTGTGATACTGCAGCTATTTAAGCAAAACCTGATGAATGAAACAGAGTTTATTTGGAAGCAGTTTGTGGTGTGTTGACTTTAACAGCCTTTGAGATCCAGAGATGAGACAAACCTTACGTCCAACACAAACTGCTCCGACTTCACCCACATCAGCAACCATCTCTGCTTCTCTAGTTACTTATCTAAAGATGAAATAttcattctttattttcaaGAAACTTCTCAGTTCAGTGTTAAAACTCGTCTGAAGGGAGCTGAACCAAACCGAGGCTTTATAAGAGGTGTCTGTTTTCATGTCTAAGAAACATtagagaaataattaaagatAAATTAGGAGAAACGCGagtaaaacacataaatattatggaaatgtttttctttccacatAGTGAAGCAGATAAAAATCAAAGTGCATCATGTTTACTTGGTCTGAATAGTTCAGCTCTGATTCAGTGAGTTGCTTCTCAGCTCAGTAAAGCTGTGGTTAAACCGAGTCATATAGTGGAAAAAAATCAGTTTCTCCAGATGGAGGTGACCAGACATGCAGATCTGCCTCCTCTGATTATTCCCAAACCTAAACCAGATTTATCAGATGGACCGTGAGCTCGGCCGCAAGTGCTGAATCAGTGTAGAAGGTGTTAAATTGCTGAGTCGTGTCTTCACAGAGAGGACAGCTGCATGCTGAAGCCCTGTCATTAACACCGACTCACCGACTGGAACAGAGAACAAGCACAGACTCACAAAGACTGACACCAGCGGGCTGCAAATAAAAGCAGAGGCTGGCAGGAACGCCTCAAGACACTTCAGGAAGGAACCTTCCTGATCAGCTGATTTAATGGGACTTTATGATCCTGCCTTGGCTTCCTGTTCATATCTTCCCCGTCAAAGTGTTCCAGCTGAAGGAAACATGAGGTCAGAGGTGATGGGGGGGGTTGATGTTTAGAACGGGGCCCCTTGTTGCTCCTGCTGGACCTTGATCCTCCAATCATCACGATGTCACACCTGCACCCAAACTCCACATGTGGCCTGGAACAGCAGCAGAGAGCCTGCATGCATCATCATGAGCATTTCAGACAAACCATGGCTCATATGGCTCCTGTAAACTGGCATAGTGAGATCATTCTGTGAGCTGGAGACAGCAGGAAGAGATGAATGGATGATACCTGACAGCAGGgccggactgggacaaaaagtcagacTGGGAGTCGTACAATCACCCAGGCTGCAGTAATTTATATACTGCACATATATGCTCACACTAGCTCATTTTTTCAGTAGGTTTGACTGCTGTAGTAGAGTTGTTATAGGTGTCTCTAAATAAACACTAAACCAACTGCAACTAATCAAGAATGCTGCTGACAAGACTAAAAAGAAGGGAACATATGACTCCGGTTCTCACATCCTCACACTGGTTTCCTGAGCATCTCAGAATTTGAAATCTTACTACTACAACTACTACTTACTTACTACAAGGCACTAAATGGCTATATAATTAATCTTGTCTTGGCTTTTGCTCATTAGAGCTTCAGTTTTTGGTGAGCAGACTTGGGGAACATGCAGCAACATGACTGAATATTACAGGAAAGCAGCCATGAGCTTGTGATGTGTCAGAGATAACTCATCACACTCATCAGTCTGCAGGACTGATTTGTTAATAACTGCAGACTGCTGCTTTGCAGGCTGATCGGTTAGAGTGACAGTTATTCCATAACTGTTGGAAATGTGCCTCGATCCATTTCAGCCAGATAATGAGTGTGAATTGGCTGTTTGATGAGTATCATCTGATCGACCATCATTGCAGCCTCAGTGGACAGAAGAGAAAACACTGAGCTTTCTCTGCTGTTTGGTAGAAAACCTGAACATCATCCAATTTATCAGCCACTAAATGTGAACAGTTACAACCATCACAATACAAATAATAACAttcaagcatgtttttttttccagcagtggCCCTCCACAGGACTACtctgaaaggaaagaagaggCTGTTGTTCGGGGAATGAT
This DNA window, taken from Melanotaenia boesemani isolate fMelBoe1 chromosome 24, fMelBoe1.pri, whole genome shotgun sequence, encodes the following:
- the mxra5a gene encoding matrix-remodeling-associated protein 5 → MKMEPGNLSILRTLLLLIQLPLVSAAPCPRPCSCPQPAELRCTFRSLTSIPAAVPKHTERINLGFNSINKITEKSLVGLRKLELLMVHGNNIYSLPDGAFRDLTSLQMLMLSYNKLKEISRNTFQGLWSLARLHLDHNHLDFIHPDAFQGLTSLRLLQLEGNRLQQLHPATFTTFTVMGQFHISTLRHLHLSDNGLMSLPSRLVETMPQLENLFLHGNPWICDCSMKWLHSWEKTSPGVLKCKKDRNLPKGQLCPVCSSPRNLQATDLHAAEDLICSGPLINSPQRTSLQEDQSEVLTTEDFKEPIGSVSLSLSDEHGNQVDLECSVSEPRELTNISWEQINPLQLVSNITFLVDLECPVDRERYEQLWRLIAYYSSVPAHLERGFIISKDPHPTYVYRQSSVKDALYYTGVKVNMMAQPEWLMQTSVDLQLNRPQSSARTVKLILGMDVSKTLETELVRRQSRTWVTIESTNTTRKVFTVMLGRPSQMDCKVQSSERPVIQWMLPDGSKLDAPYSSSDNRVSVSGDGRLVIKAVSHKDTGVYYCMARVNGDFSVLHFHLNVQESSSPLPGEETQVTSIEKLAGNPVSIDCTASGSPDADVGWILPSNNIVSFHHNSSRVFVYSNGTLNIPQTQLLDSGYYKCIAMNQFGVDTLATKMTVLRRKGLMQPLQKFPTRPQSASGVNTQIKILPAETEEASGDMEVSQDGAPTRRLVGVRRRIPGKGGVHPSRNVWRRPPVLQKPPGSHTENRRRINMSKNKIDPEKWADILAKIRDKNTGTVTPFPVQHTTQNEATTEGSPGGLTLSEQQGYITTNTPVPHTQLKTNQHNELDQDNINDDTLSSLHTTTELEMTPSEHTTNEPSSKSSPLTTVSLHATTNSPSSSTFYLLDNQANTIATEQGVLQEEDGKYFSETTTPLQDTRLSDLQRDPLTTASPATTAVPIFTIRTEPETQLPPRLRLPSNRRRNGHRRKRPNRRKQRVNKATTPVNTALTTATASTDLKIEHLGISTVSFSSTVPFTDGQVKSSLTPSLKESTVSGHEHEVGPKTTSPPTSSYETKDSRLLMAKPLSESSSVTFPTASPGLGLQNASSLSAMGISQSTSVPEFSEMFTLTTQPWFTDGTPPWPDTATRSPTDVENNQSGRQDAVTDKSGKTLLKGTEVSVPSPSASVDSFIQEADRTMTAYTSFGLIRTPSTLTENYLQTEQTNTRTLSDVYHSFSQSENVDEKLEETSSIKTPVITSTPQPGTLSKFRIHPNKPQISSTGAEMSPTLRATTEYPRISPDQLTKFILTTAETARTSPASPDLKLPTRSPAFPDMNLDSRPMAKHPVTSIPAAATVQSNPSKKTSSTSTYQQLPGQESAPRGKPRITTKNFQMITVKAETDAQLPCEAEGLPMPFLSWTKVSTGLSIAQNTRMQRFEVHLNGTLIIRKAQIMDSGQYLCTVQNQYGADRRIVNLAVQSQHPRILQPRHRDVTVPLGGKVDLECRVEGHPPPQVTWVLPNQVHMTAASASVSSQHRVAVDNNGTLWISQASYSDRGIYKCISSSVAGADSVLVYLYVSVLPPVIQQTRHENMSLPEGGSAYIHCSATGAPPPVIRWITPDGMQLTASQLVTGRNFIVFPNGTLYIRGLGSGNSGRYECSASNNMASSRRTVILTVKKNLFSAKASIVSSSPQKTEVIYGKKLLLNCMAKGEPKPRIIWRTPSKKLVDAQYSFDPRIKVLLNGTITIHSVTDKDSGEYLCMARNKMGDDYIQLRVDVLTRPAKIEQKQQPSSQEVVYGEDLKVDCVASGLPNPEISWALPDGTMVNPVKQRDGISVGRSRRYVVFDNGTLYFNDVGMPEEGDYTCYAENQLGKDEMKVSVRVKAVTSPPQIQNKDQKTVRVFYGDTVTLQCNAKSEPEPAITWISPTMKVISPALDKYQILDDGTLVVQKVQRFDGGNYTCMARNSAGQDHKVTRLEVLVTPPVINGLTGAANVIKVRTAEDKQTLVDCVAKGIPTPRIMWILPGNVILPAPYYSNRMTVHLNGTLEIRSPKKTDSGQLACIARNEGGEVRLVVNLDVKEAVQMPQTRGPRADSFLLTVGNTMTLNCSFEGSSLPQPTWILPNGTPLHGGVRFSKFFHRLDGSLVISNPSVAEAGMYRCLGHSSGGLVEHRITLSPGIKPDITNRYISPVKIMNGETLLLHCQTTGEPLRLTWTLPSGVVLNMPQRAGRYAILPNGTLAIRQVSVYDRGPYVCRAANEYGSSLLPVSVTVIAHPPRITSGPPSVTYVKHGVAVQLNCAATGIPKVELAWETPDKTRLVASTQPRLFGNRYLHPQGSLIIQNPTHRDAGVYRCTARNAIGTDSKTTILNVF